From the Micromonospora echinofusca genome, the window GGCGGCGGCGATGAAGTAGCGCAGCGCGTCGGCGTCGTAGCGCTCCAGGAAGTCGCGGACGTAGATGACGACCCGGCGCGACGAGGAGAACTTCTTCCCCTCCATGGTCAGGTATTCACTGGAGACCACCTCGGTGGGCAGGTTGAGCCGGCCCAGCCGGCCCGGCTCGCCGTCGCGGCTGCCCGCGCCGGAGTAGCCGGAGAGCAGCGCCGGCCAGATCACCGAGTGGAAGACGATGTTGTCCTTGCCCATGAAGTAGTAGGCGCGGGCGTCCTTCCCCTCACCGTCGGTGGACCACCACCGGCGCCACGCCTCGGGGTCGCCGGAGCGGCGGGCCCACTCGATGGAGGCGGACAGGTAGCCGATCACCGCGTCGAACCAGACGTAGATGCGCTTGTCGGGGCGCTCGCGCCAGCCGTCGAGCGGGATCGGCACGCCCCACTCCAGGTCGCGGGTGATGGCCCGGGGCTGGAGGTCGTCGAGCAGGTTCTTCGAGAAGCGCAGCACGTTGGGCCGCCAGCCCTCGCGGGTGTCGAGCCACTGCCGCAGCACGTCGGCCAGGGCGGGCAGGTCGAGGAAGAAGTGCTCGGTCTCGACGAACTTCGGGGTCTCGCCGTTGATCCGCGACTTCGGGTCGATCAGGTCGATCGGGTCGAGCTGGTTGCCGCAGTTGTCGCACTGGTCGCCGCGCGCGCTGTCGTAGCCGCAGATCGGGCAGGTGCCCTCGATGTAGCGGTCGGGCAGCGTCCGGCCGGTGGACGGGGAGATCGCCCCCATGGTGGTCTTCGGGACGATGTAGCCGTTGTGGTACATGCCCTCGAACAGCTCCTGCACCACCGCGTAGTGGTTGCGGGTGGTGGTGCGGGTGAACAGGTCGTAGGAGAGCCCGAGGCCGTGCAGGTCCTCGACGATCACCCGGTTGTAGCGGTCGGCCAGCTCGCGCGGGGTGACCCCGTCGGCGTCCGCCTGCACCTGGATGGGGGTGCCGTGCTCGTCGGTGCCCGAGACCATGAGCACGTCGTGCCCGGCCATCCGCATGTACCGGCTGAAGACGTCGGAGGGAACGCCGAAACCGGAGACGTGGCCGATGTGGCGCGGGCCGTTGGCGTACGGCCAGGCGACCGCCGCGAGAACGTGACTCATGACCAGCAAGCCTAGTGACCCGCTCTCGGTGACCGCGAACCAATAGGGCCCGCGGGTCGGCGGCCCGGCCGGATGGGCTCCGTCGTTTGCCCGATTTGTCGCCGACACGCGGCCTGAGCTGCCGG encodes:
- the metG gene encoding methionine--tRNA ligase, with amino-acid sequence MSHVLAAVAWPYANGPRHIGHVSGFGVPSDVFSRYMRMAGHDVLMVSGTDEHGTPIQVQADADGVTPRELADRYNRVIVEDLHGLGLSYDLFTRTTTRNHYAVVQELFEGMYHNGYIVPKTTMGAISPSTGRTLPDRYIEGTCPICGYDSARGDQCDNCGNQLDPIDLIDPKSRINGETPKFVETEHFFLDLPALADVLRQWLDTREGWRPNVLRFSKNLLDDLQPRAITRDLEWGVPIPLDGWRERPDKRIYVWFDAVIGYLSASIEWARRSGDPEAWRRWWSTDGEGKDARAYYFMGKDNIVFHSVIWPALLSGYSGAGSRDGEPGRLGRLNLPTEVVSSEYLTMEGKKFSSSRRVVIYVRDFLERYDADALRYFIAAAGPESNDTDFTWAEFLRRNNDELVAGWGNLVNRSVSMAAKNFGAIPPVDPAGLTEADEALLAVARAGFAAVGDLIARHRQKQAIGEAMRVVAEANRYLSEQAPWKLKGEDDKPRMGTILHVALQVVSDANTLLTPFLPHSAQKVHELLGGTGVHAPMPVIEEVEDLDGGPAYPVLTGDYTVGARWESVPLQAGRSLAAPKPVFRKLDPSIVDEELARLAD